The proteins below are encoded in one region of Labeo rohita strain BAU-BD-2019 chromosome 15, IGBB_LRoh.1.0, whole genome shotgun sequence:
- the LOC127176757 gene encoding olfactory receptor 1D2-like, with product MQPPLKNESRVLVFTLSGLNETMENRYVLLSLTALYYPLIVFCNITVIFTIISHKKLHEPMYVFICSLCVNGLYGTSGFYPKFMYDLLAHDHVISYAGCLVQIFVIYSSLLCDFSTLTVMAYDRYVALCRPLEYHSVMTSQRVLECILFCWLSPFFCMSLLITLTSRLTLCGSSIEKLYCENWSIVKLSCFSTTVNNVIGFVIIMIYFGHAVLVFCSYIYLIRKCRKSIEGRHKFIQTCVPHLLALINVTTAFLFDVMFTRYGSRDVPQSLRNFMALEFILIPPILNPLIYGLNLTTVRQQLTRLFFKKKSGNI from the coding sequence ATGCAGCCACCGTTGAAGAATGAATCCAGGGTCTTAGTATTTACACTCTCTGGTCTGAATGAAACAATGGAAAACAGATATGTCTTGTTGTCTTTAACTGCACTGTATTATCCTCTGATAGTCTTTTGTAATATAACTGTAATTTTCACTATAATCTCACATAAGAAGCTTCATGAGCCaatgtatgtgtttatatgtaGTCTTTGTGTAAATGGACTTTATGGCACTTCTGGATTCTACCCTAAATTCATGTATGATTTATTAGCCCATGATCATGTTATTTCTTATGCTGGATGTTTGGTTCAGAtatttgtcatttattcatCTCTTTTGTGTGACTTTTCAACATTAACAGTGATGGCATATGATAGATATGTGGCATTATGTAGACCACTGGAGTATCATTCAGTAATGACTAGTCAGAGGGTTCTTGAATGTATCCTTTTCTGCTGGCTTTCTCCATTTTTTTGCATGTCTCTTCTGATAACATTAACATCAAGACTAACCTTATGTGGCTCTAGTATTGAAAAGCTATATTGTGAAAATTGGTCAATTGTTAAACTTTCCTGTTTTTCTACAACAGTTAATAATGTTATTGGGTTTGTAATCATTATGATATATTTTGGACATGCAGTATTGGTATTTTGCTCATATATTTACCTAATTAGAAAGTGCAGAAAGTCAATAGAGGGCAGGCACAAATTCATACAAACATGTGTACCACATCTCCTTGCACTGATCAATGTGACAACTGCCTTTTTGTTCGATGTAATGTTCACTCGTTATGGTTCAAGGGATGTGCCACAGAGTCTGCGTAATTTCATGGCCCTTGAATTCATACTCATACCACCCATTTTAAATCCACTTATTTATGGACTAAATCTGACAACAGTACGCCAACAACTTACAAGACTgttctttaagaaaaaaagtgggAATATTTAA